The genomic DNA caacctggagtgagattgtgaagaagaaattgcatagtccaatagatctgcagctgcaaagtccatgaactgtggtgcattgacttcctcttttgactcaccaactaggagtacacttgtacacatcttactagagtccaattccaagtgtaatgtgcatcaggtgcctgatatgtcgtaatattctcaagtctcgtcactagtgctatatgttagatactgcttcctgataataacctagcacaatatacaaaattacaatgataacattcccagcttgcaaacagccatatccctcagataaacctttgctgttatctccaaaggtaaccagggggccagctttctcaatcctcatttgatagcagggctctatctccggtcatatgtcttgatgatccactgtcaagaatccacactaccggttacacctgtttaataccctgcacttcaaatggattagaccttcttcggaacccaaacttggttgggcccggcatacttgtagaactgtcctttgtcaggcaaaacaacatttttaattttaatgatctcaacatcctcaatgactgaacatttgaccttgtaaatagccttaataaatttctgtttaagcttaggcacaaatgtctcctttctagccttagaaggactagcagtcttagacctatcatgcttcttgttattcacatgctgacgaggagtagtcttatcattagacacatgcttaccattaaaataagcatacatcatattaaaagcacaagacatacaattagcaacaccacatgctttatgagagtgattaacagcaggtaatttattcatggtagacatggaattattgttatccaactcatgtgtgtctgagttagtctcagttgctttcacaactttgactggaactttcgactcacttgacttggaaacaatcttctcattagcatgatcttcagcacgtatttcttcatgaataacagaagaggtcgcatcaaatggttcagcaattgatgctttatagaggggttcatcaacacccttaagcacatgtggtacttccctccctttagcacagacatgaggaggggagtttatgcctaattctccaatagcagcattgtaatcataacctattccagatgtttgattaacagcttgcttactgtagaactctttagccttcgaacaagaattgaagtaggctctaaccttagtctcaagaccggtgatcttgtctttgagaatagtttcgagttttctataacagtcaactctattctctagaaaagatacctgttcttttaatttgtcttgattaatgtgcacaagtcttaattcattgacctctttctcaaggtctgtgatctgtaaacttaacagttcattatcacgacgtgcacaatctaagttacctcttagatgataaaccatttcagcatcagaaagttttacctctattcttgacgatgaagcttttccatcaatagccataagagcaagatttccttcatcttcatcttcactgtcagtatcatcccagcttcttccctttgccagataagccctttcagagttctttcttacttgctttggcttcctacattctgtggcaaagtgtcccaactcattgcagttatagcatctaatggtgcttcgatcaaccatccctgttttgtacccaccactgctggtgttagaggatgaagatccacctttctggaatttgttgtagttggacttgtacttaagcttgggattcctcctgaatctgacatgggagaatctcttgacaatttgggccattgattcatcttccaattgctccagctcttccaaggaataaaaatcatcacttgattgatttgtagtaggaggatcatattctgctactaactcattttcctcacccttggaaaactgtaccattctttctaactgttgagattgttgttgttgttgaccttcagctacaagtgcagtagatgtgctgaccattctatccttcccgtagacttccttctgttgaatctgctccaactcataggtttttaacactccatagagcctgtccaaagaaatctcactcagatctctagcttctctaatggcagtgattctatgttcaagatgagctggcagtgttaaaaggaactttttgttgacctccctgattgaataatactttccattgatgttcaggttgttgatcaacgcattgtacctctcaaacacttcagtaattccttctcctggatttgatttgaaatgttcatattcagaggttaggatttccaacttgttctccctaacttcctctgtgccttcattaatcacctcaatagtttcccacatgtgtttggaatttttacagttcatcacatgtctgttcatcaagggatcaagggaatcaattaatattaattgaaggctggcatccaaggaggcttcttccttctcagcaggagtaaaatcttcaggctcttttggataggttctagcttcagtagtcaccacaccatctattattacctccggttcaataaccatcggagtttttatacccttctttaacaagtttgaatatttgggatttgcaacttgtaaaaataatagcatcttcttcttccacatgatataattctctttatcaaattgtggaattttaacggttccaactttatatgaagtcattatgaatttttgaataaataaaaattcaaggagttgaaaaatcacaaaagtctaggatcttgatttgttcgttaatcagaaggctctgataccaattgttaggtcccaatgtgtttgtagaagggggggttgaatacaaacagcaccgaataatcgaattaaatgcggaataaaaaatgtgaaacaaaattcaagttaaataaaaatattattaaacttgaaaggtgttacaacaactgtatcgattacaaggaattaatctcaaattaattatcacaaatctagaataaattcgacatgaactttttctatttttgtaataaaaagattcaaatgctaaacgcaatttgagattaagttctagggattttgatccactagattgttacacaagaacaagagaacgatttctagttgattggatttaactttgcaatctagaaattgatcttgaattaagcagataaaaattgaatgtttcagaggcggctgctttttctttctgtttgttcttggcttctattTCTCTGGATTTTAGTTGCTGCTTGTCTccttctttttaatcaacagaatagaattgaactggcaagacaatcctaagctcagcaagacaatcggtaggacaatggattgaactagcaagacaatctgaatgaactagcatgacaatcagaatgaactagcaagacaatccttctcctagtataactttcggtgagactattgaaaatggcctagcatgacaatcggtatgacaatcctgattgtcatgctagttcattttaattgtcttgctgatttaatgcagattttaatccaatttaaattctgaaaattcctaaaattaattcagaattaattaatcaattaattcaattaataaataaattaatctttgcagatataatttattttcttaattaaattatatgacttaattaattaatagagaattaaaactaatcttaagcagcaaccattcttctgaaaatcttctgaaaatcactgaaaattatgaatcaattccgccacttcaacgttgacactcgatgtactgtctggttcatgagtgactaacttccgtgacgtttcttcatgtgttgactttgatactctgattttcttcagattaaatccttgtaattaatgatactctgacgagatctctgtcacttgattaaatccacgatcttgatttatatcactgaggcatgatcaacttcttgaacttcttccagtgaattaactcctcaagtctgtagatgaaccttgtttctgaatcctttgacatatattactttgcgagatctctctgacggtcgatccactatttacttattacattcttatttgagttgagttgaatcctcgaatatacaaataggctatgacatatgacttacatgaTGATTGCTCTTTCACTCTACTTGGCAGTAACCTAATGGACACACTTTGAACCACAGAATTCAAAAGAGTGATCagtttgatgaaggataaggatacaatCACAAGGTTTTGGAAAGCTGTATATTGTGTATGGGTGAAAGAAAGAGATGAGAAAATTGCAAGagcaaaggctgaaaaggaagaaaaagatagGAAGTATGCAGAAGAACTAGCAAGAATTGATAAAAGATCAAATTAGCTTAAAGCAAAATGGATGAGCAGACTCTccaaagatggacattttctgaacataaaAGTTGGCAGATTCTTTAGAGTTGGTTACTTAAACagttattcattagatgagtggcTTAAACTAGTGAAAGCTTTGAGAGGAACTGAAATTTTGGAAGAGATGGAAGTGTTAGTAACTCTTAAAGATCTCATTAAAAAGGAGCCCGGTTATGAGGAATTCATGTAACAAATACATTTATTAAAACTTCTATAACCACTCAAtgtcaaatgatgtaattctgTCAATTTATATGTAAAGTTTAATTGTTCATTGTAGCTTgaggttagtcttgttaacaggcatgaatttgtgatacacAATCTTCTTGcaaatttggggagattgttgtacgagacatgcatgtactataacaagactaagtcaaattgacaaccctaagtaagttgtataataatctaagtttgcattttgtattgtaacacttaagtctgtaaaagtgtaattagattagactggagtattttcctgtaaatagtctcaagcctaagaacaaactctggaagaagatcatgaagatcatgcctcagagaaagtgtgaagaagcttggagttgaataaatctattttgggaaaaacaatctaagtcaagaaatctacaagtcacagattaagtgttctagagaagtcattcgagaactccagaatgacttatcgagaagtcaagaaaagcttatagagaagtctcagagatatcgacaagccaaattgaagacatgaagattagacatatcgacaagtcatttctttactagagaactctgagatatcgaaaagtcaaaatgtcactagagaactcagaaatatTGATAAGTaaattctacatgcaaagaaatgaagacctcgataagtcaagttcattcgaggactcagagatctcgataagtcaaagttACACTCGAagactcagagatctcgataagtcaaagttacactcgagaactcagagatctcgataagtcaagattatactcgagaactcagagatctcaacaagtcaatttcacattcgagaacttagagacttcgataagtcatatcaactatagagtaataagagatctcgataagcctttatacttatcgagatgtctagttctctatataccaaactggaaGATCTCGaagtaaaactcaaagtacaaagtgcagaccagttaaatatccaagattatcaatcaacaaacaaatcaatcaatgatttgaaaagtctacaaaagcagcttgaagagtacaagatcaaaggccaagattaactgacaaagtaaagtcacataCATGCACGATTTATAAAGATACACTAAgtcagaaatagaaagttttatttaacttaaagtagggtttagttcatgctattgcatgctgtgtaaaaccagtggttattgttctataaagtaaatactggATGCTTTATTTCAGTTGTTACAAAGAGATCCAAATTCTTGTAACcctcaagatagaagttgagttcttAATATAACAAGAACCCAAAAATATGTAGCAAaacacatacttgattttaatacaaaattaagtgagttttgaaagatagtgtatTTCCgtgtatattttattatttatgttgaaacatattatctctacaaaCTAGATTACTTGTGGACCGATTCGGCTTGACCCGGTCGGGGCCGTCGGTTGCTCTACTTCATCACTATCGATGAAATAAAATATTGAAGGCAATGCCCTGGGATCGCCTGTTCACCATACAAAAACAGTTCATAATGATTAAAATTGtccaaaaacacattcaccccctttgTGTTGTaatcattacctaacaagtggtatcagagcaaaatctgaaagcaaacagattgaagatcttggaagaatgaatacacagaagctaAGCAGTATCAAGATCTCCACCTTTGAAAGATCCAACTATAcattatggaagaagaaaatgctgctgtttatcaggatggccaatccactattCATTTAGATCCTCaaaaatgggcctttcactcccatggtaagagttgaggaatctacagatggagacatggtcatttcAACACATTATGCTactaaagatccttcagaatatactgaacctgaaaaggaAAAAGTTTCTCTAGATAGTGGTTTGCAGCTGattttgatagagtcacttgataatgtaatgtacaataacattgtcaactgtgacacagccaaacagatctgggagaaaataaatatcttatgtgaaggaacagaggaggttaggtcaaaccaaaggaggattcttgtttctcagtatgaggggtttatggcaaaaccaaaagaaggaatcactgaagtttttgaaaggttcaataaatgataaatgacttgcagctacatgataaatattatgaggctgaggaggttaacctaaagttttttCTAGCTCTTCCTGATCATATTGAACAAAAGATATCAgccataagagaaggaagagatttaagcagaatgactttggaagttctatatggaatcttgaaaacttatggacttgagatgctgcaaagaaagtcattgaaagcacaccatggtcatgttgttgatggttcaagtgctttgattgtcaatgacagagaagaaagtgaagatgagcaagatgatcaagttccagtttttcaggctatggaacaaaagaacaaaggacctcagaagcaagttgtgttggagctggaggaagatgaatattacaccttggatgagctagatgaaatggatcaatccatggcttacttggatAGAAAATCTTCCAATattagagtcaagaagccaaggtttttcaaaggtaagggacaatcttccaacaacaacaattggaaaccaaaagctcagtacaaTTCAGTTAGCAAAAGTGGCTACAAAACAAGATCTGTggatagatcaaagataaggtgcttcaactgtgattACTTGGGTCACTTCGCTACTGAATGtagaaagcctaaaaaggtgaagaaagacaaggGCTATCTTGtgctggaagcaaagtatgaagctctcttgaagaagcagtctggaaaagcttatattgcagaaggaaagagttgggatgatactgatattGATGATAAGGATGAAGAAGttagaaattatgcactcatggctttTGAGCAAGGAGAAGCATctacttcaaaatcaaaggtaccaactctaaccactattgatttaaatgcttgtcaatataaggagactgtagaaaagatgagtgtggagatgtttcaCATACACACTAGCTTAGTAACAGCCAATGAGGAAGTCAGCAGGCTAACAAAAgcaaatgagaagcttgagagtaaaaagcaaaagatggatctactgcttgtggagcttgagtcagtcaatCAAGAAAATGAATACTTGAAAAATAAGCTGAAGTGTGccaatgagattgaagctgtgttaagagagaagattgaaaataatgaagttaagttgaaatctttaaggaatgcatctgagttggttggacagtaccatgagaagaacaggccatgtgctaatatagctatggtcttgattatgattctttgaacaacaagaagaaagctGTAGGTGAATAAAGGAAagcaaatgaaaatgaagatgttccagctatgctgagaaaggttggttcacatatgttcaaagcatgtgaagtagattttaCTGAAGAAGAGTtaatcataaagcaagaaattgcccatggtcaaccaagattccaagacacctgtcaaggaaataaaaaaactgaagatgcaagaaagaagaagaagaatataaatggaaatattgggataaacaaaagcaataattttgcttatgttgcagatgctccaagaaaacaatgtcaaaaatgtggctctgtgaatcatctaactcacctttgtaaaaaggttgttatcaagccagtagaaggagcttgcaagtacaatgaagcaaatgcaaatgatccctactcattctgtgacaagtttgattgcatcccttgcaacttgaaagtgatgaaaatagagaatgatccctactcattctgtgaaaAGTTTGACGAGTGACTAGAGCTGCTACTCAACACGACTCTCGATCTtttgggtgccatgagaatagTAGAGATTTGTGTGTAAGTAGTGAATATGAAAAAATAGGGTTTTAAGAGAATAGGAAGATGTATGTATATAAGagatgtgtatgtatatataggataAGTGAGGGAATGGGTAGGGTTTAGAGTTGTTTAGGAATAGGAATTAGggtagaaaaagaaataaaattcGGCTGGGGTTTTGGGGTTTTTGAATTTTTCTGTTTTTCTGTTTTTTTCTTTTTCAGAACTTCCGCGCGGCTGCCCCGCATACCCGCGCGGGCACGCCGGGCTTCTgaaaaactgatttttttttgtttttttcattttttttcttcttcttgctgaACCTACTATACAACAaacatgggttgcctcccacgaagcgcttggtttacgtctcTAGCTTGACGTGAAACTTCGAATCAAGTTGTCGAAAGAACGACGCTCACCACCTCGCGGTTCACCGTATCTCCATAGTAATTCTTCAATCTCTGCCCATTTACCTTAAACGCTTGATTCAGATGCGtatcaaaaatctccacagctccatgtggaaacacagttttgaccgTGAATGgacctgaccacctcgacttaaGTTTTCccggaaaaagtcggagacgagagttatACCATAGAACCTTCTAACCGggcacaaaagacttatgcaCTAATATCCTATCATGTCATCACTTAACTTTCTCCTTGTACAGTTTATTATTCTCATAAGCCTGTAGTCGAAATTCCTCGAGTTCATTTAGTTGAAGCATTATTTTCTCTCCAGCAGCTTCCATGTCAAGTTTtagcttcttcaaagcccaatatgctttatgctctaaCTCCGCAGGCAAATGGCACGCCTTCCCATACACCAACTAGAAAGGAGACATACCAAGAGGAGTCTTGAATGTTGTTCTATATACCCAAACAActtcatctagcttcaaagaccaattTTTTCTTGATGGACTCACCACCTTCTCCAAGATACGTTTAATCTCCcgattagacacttcagcttgccaattagtttgaggatggtaaGCTGTGGCAATATAATGATTCACATGATACTTCTTCAGCAatgcagtgaacttgcgattgcagaaatgcgatccctcattactgattatgactcttggagtacCGAAACGCGTGAATATCTACTTATGAAGGAAGTTAATCACCACCTTTTCATCATTGGTTGGTAACACTTTCACCTCGACCCATTTGGATACATAATCAACCTCCAACAGAATATACTGATTATTGCgggatgagataaatggccccatgaagtcgattccccaaacatcgaaaatCTCAACTTCGAGCATCACATTAAGAAGCATCTCATATCTCTTAGATATATTACCAACTCGTTGGCAGCGATCACATCTcgaaatgaactgatgagcatccttaaataaagtaggctagaagaatcctgcttgaatGATACGAACagttgtcttctctccaccataatgtcaACCATACACAGTAGAATGACAGTCTCGCATGATTTCCTCCGTCTCACTATACGGAATGCATCGTCTGAtaatctggtcagctccctgtctaaacaagaaaggctcatcccatcgataccacttcacctcatataGAAACTTCTTCCCTTAAGCATAAGAGAGTTCTGGGGGAATGACATTACTCACAaaatagtttacaatatctgcaaaccatggttcttctttttgcaccccaaaaagttgctcatccggaaaagattcgttgatcagtGTCTTGTCCAGTGAAGCCTTGCCTTGATCTTCCAAGCGTGATAGATGATCTACTACTTGATTTTCTGTACCTTTTTTATCCTTGATttccaactcaaattcctgaagtaagagaaTCCATCGAATTAAGTgaggttttgaatctttcttcgagACCAGATATCGAATAACAGCATGATCGGTGTAAACtatcacctttgtcccaagcaaataagatcaaaagTTCTCGAAACCATTGACAATTGCCAAAAACTccttctccgtagtagtgtaattcagctgATCACCATTAAGGGTTTTTACTAGCATACTAAACCACATCGAGAATGTTCTGCTTCCTCTGGCCAAGAACTACTTCAACTACATAGtcactagcatcacacatcatctcgaagggctcattccaatcaggtgcagtaatCACATGTACTGTCAAATTCTTTTTCAAGCTTTCAAAAGCAGCTAGAAATTCTTCATCGAATTTAAAGAGAACATCCTTTTCCAGCAGATTGCACAAAGGCTTAGAGATTTTGGAGAAATttttgatgaatcgccgataaaaacccgcatgaccaagaaaactgcggaccCCTTTAACTGAGATTGGCGTAGGAatattttcaatgacccccaccttggccttatccacctcaagacccttgctagataccttatgcccaagaatgataccctgttgcaccatgaagtgatattt from Apium graveolens cultivar Ventura chromosome 5, ASM990537v1, whole genome shotgun sequence includes the following:
- the LOC141659918 gene encoding uncharacterized protein LOC141659918, which produces MQYLNAFSWKREMDLPFESLGLEELKNSPKHLKPSIEEAPTVELKPLPDHLRCDRCQRVGNISKRYEMLLNVMLEVEIFDVWGIDFMGPFISSRNNQYILLEVDYVSKWVEVKVLPTNDEKFTALLKKYHVNHYIATAYHPQTNWQAEVSNREIKRILEKVLVYGKACHLPAELEHKAYWALKKLKLDMEAAGEKIMLQLNELEEFRLQAYENNKLYKEKVLWYNSRLRLFPGKLKSRWSGPFTVKTVFPHGAVEIFDTHLNQAFKVNGQRLKNYYGDTVNREVVSVVLSTT